One part of the Enterococcus sp. DIV1094 genome encodes these proteins:
- the typA gene encoding translational GTPase TypA, with protein MNKRNDIRNVAIIAHVDHGKTTLVDELLKQSDTLDAHTQLQERAMDSNALEQERGITILAKNTAVDYKGIRVNIMDTPGHADFGGEVERIMKMVDGVVLVVDAYEGTMPQTRFVLKKALEQHITPIVVVNKIDKPSARPEFVVDEVLELFIELGADDDQLDFPVIYASALNGTSSLSDDPADQEPTMAPIFDTIIDAIPAPIDNSEEPLQFQVSLLDYNDYVGRIGIGRVFRGKIKVGDQVALIKLDGTVKKFRVTKLFGFFGLQRLEIQEAKAGDLIAVSGMEDIFVGETVTPVDHQDALPVLHIDEPTLQMTFLVNNSPFAGREGKYVTSRKIEERLMAELQTDVSLRVEPTNSPDAWTVSGRGELHLSILIENMRREGYELQVSRPEVIEREIDGVKCEPFERVQIDTPEEYMGSVIESLSQRKGEMQDMVHTGNGQIRLTFLTPARGLIGYSTEFLSMTRGYGIMNHTFDQYLPMLPGQIGGRHQGALVSIDTGKATTYSIMSIEERGTVFVEPGTEVYEGMIIGENSRDNDLTVNITKAKQMTNVRSANKDQTSVIKKPKQLTLEESLEFLNDDEYCEVTPENIRLRKQILEKNAREKASKKKK; from the coding sequence TTAGATGCCCATACTCAATTACAAGAACGTGCGATGGACTCAAACGCACTTGAACAAGAACGTGGAATCACGATCTTAGCCAAAAATACAGCGGTTGATTATAAAGGAATTCGTGTAAACATCATGGACACACCTGGACACGCGGACTTCGGTGGTGAAGTAGAGCGTATCATGAAAATGGTTGATGGTGTTGTATTGGTCGTTGATGCCTATGAAGGTACGATGCCACAAACACGTTTCGTATTGAAAAAAGCCTTAGAACAACATATCACACCAATCGTTGTTGTGAACAAGATCGACAAACCATCTGCACGTCCAGAGTTTGTCGTAGATGAAGTATTAGAATTATTTATCGAATTAGGCGCAGACGATGATCAATTGGATTTCCCAGTGATCTACGCATCTGCTTTAAACGGAACATCAAGCTTGTCTGATGATCCAGCTGATCAAGAACCAACAATGGCACCGATTTTTGATACGATCATCGATGCGATCCCAGCACCGATCGACAACAGCGAAGAACCTTTACAGTTCCAAGTATCATTACTAGACTACAATGATTACGTTGGACGTATCGGTATCGGCCGTGTTTTCAGAGGAAAAATCAAAGTGGGTGATCAAGTAGCCTTGATCAAACTTGATGGCACCGTGAAAAAATTCCGTGTCACAAAACTATTTGGTTTCTTTGGCTTACAACGTCTAGAGATCCAAGAAGCAAAAGCCGGTGACTTGATTGCCGTATCAGGGATGGAAGATATCTTCGTTGGGGAAACAGTCACACCTGTCGACCACCAAGATGCGTTACCAGTCTTGCATATCGATGAACCAACACTACAAATGACTTTCTTAGTCAATAACTCACCATTTGCTGGTCGTGAAGGTAAATATGTAACATCACGTAAAATCGAAGAACGTTTGATGGCTGAATTGCAAACAGACGTATCTTTACGCGTAGAACCAACAAACTCACCAGATGCTTGGACAGTTTCAGGTCGTGGGGAACTTCATTTATCGATCTTGATCGAAAACATGCGTCGTGAAGGCTATGAATTACAAGTGTCACGTCCAGAAGTCATCGAAAGAGAAATCGATGGCGTGAAATGTGAACCATTTGAACGTGTTCAAATCGATACACCAGAAGAATATATGGGAAGTGTCATCGAATCATTGAGCCAACGTAAAGGTGAAATGCAAGACATGGTTCATACAGGAAATGGTCAAATCCGTTTGACATTCTTGACACCTGCACGTGGATTGATCGGTTACTCAACAGAGTTTCTTTCAATGACTCGCGGTTACGGAATCATGAACCACACATTTGACCAATATCTTCCAATGCTTCCTGGCCAAATCGGCGGACGTCACCAAGGTGCATTAGTGTCTATCGATACAGGAAAAGCTACAACGTATTCAATCATGAGTATTGAAGAACGTGGTACGGTATTCGTTGAACCAGGTACAGAAGTCTATGAAGGCATGATCATCGGCGAAAACAGCCGTGACAATGACTTGACTGTCAACATCACAAAAGCAAAACAAATGACTAACGTCCGTTCTGCAAACAAAGACCAAACGTCAGTGATCAAGAAACCTAAACAATTGACACTTGAAGAATCATTAGAATTCTTGAATGACGATGAATACTGTGAAGTAACACCAGAAAACATCCGTCTAAGAAAACAAATCTTAGAAAAAAATGCGCGTGAAAAAGCATCTAAAAAGAAAAAATAA
- a CDS encoding LPXTG cell wall anchor domain-containing protein: MSIRKKIVHSVLVGGMLLGNLNGAIVQGVSAISTRSNDQTIKKKTESNKIEKESDLKNIKENKNSKQNLSEGIEQTEKNIQKTTDTTKKESNNKTAKNADDYKDIIEQGVKDRFGYLYSEAMKNFNHNFKVGEVIKVEGPYRRWFFQTEEPGLGIPADTLFDNIISLINFDRFNNVEFTEGKTKSGNWHVRFELRNNHFDFYDDTADITLTRLANNPVEGNEILENIRLDYLYSLGGGYRLFKMNGNVSFLSANQAIGDIKVTVKNGPHNLEEGQDVTNLDLLSYIDVTNAKGTVSASWAEKPDTSKVGEQKGKIKVTDSVTSRETIVDVPFNVKPGPLRMTAKSGNFEIYQYDRLPDAKDYFDVPNANGTYTVEWLSNVNTNVPGVQSWQAKATAQDGRTAEASVPINVKPHEGLMVQLKPIEDRVMGNEYPSFESNYKDYIDSVSMHGVPVAIDDLEFVAAESSEPNFTYAGTQPVKLTVQTRHPNSGVMIKGTGETSINVLWGHTIFMRSATGASAGSFSLKTDNSGNPTAKIVFGTGIPSALNVAVGPLSSPFSLYYSFEVLRGETVVYKQEVSNRATLQQIMDQFGNTSSTIDIRYDDVIKIYHPERKPNSSVLMIDEKEQDYTYDTPYAYYKITPYGFDPFPVLEAEASQKSFVLGENTKTIDPASLLKNVKINGRVIDSSLYEVESLIDFDTSSIGTRKMKLKVTMNDGLSAEEFEVDYQVKWGSTFVLKGLNDATVGAFSLLKENDQWALHASQGVSGTDLSQPVNNHFGRDTYYGIEVIENITTKFQYKVLGNQSIEEAINGFNQGQPLRVKEGDVIKVYHAEPAGNNLLMKDELAKDYTMGSNDAYYEVTAHGLEPIIAISTDTKSQEFTLGDDATGIDGAQLINQVTINGTELTPDLYTVKQLGNFDTTTVGQKELEIQFDTKDGVISKVITVPYEVKWGRTIVMKSSSGGSAGVFSLQTNNTTRQLRIHQGFDSPLDERLSTDPELYYSIEVVRGERVQYSQEVPGRVTLQEVIDNFGNGTQAVNVQIDDIIKIYHPQKSTGSSVLMVDELEEDFTYGSDYAYYRVTTYGFEALPVMEVHGANKAFYLAEDVTDALDADLLDRVTINGKTVDPEEYTIERRSEIDTTTVGEKTVSMRVRMNDGLSSVQLDVPYQVKWGSTFVLKGEEKDGARGIVGSFTLLNQNDELAIYATKGQEKTELNAPVNTAFGRNAYYRIDILADPKNKTNPLFPDNIKYTYEVAGNQTVRQAIQGFNNGQPLAVEEGDIFRVYHAETENQNLLMWDDIVKNYTAGLNYAYYEVKNGEFEPITMIHADVSSQELVLGEDASEVDVTALVENVAFNGQSLNTELYKVEQIESFDTRTTGEKTVSVKVSTADGVSSTDIEVPYEVKWGSTIHLKNRKGETVGSFGLVKKDKKIEIQSVQGTDRTVLKNRVTEYDDTEVYYGIELLNERKQSKYQYEVRGTQTIEQAIARFNTGSPLAVTVGDIVKVYHVDTSNNLLMAEETERNYTYGSNFAYYKVTDYGFEPTGELTVESAQVSIAQGAERVDLKSLVKEVKVNGRAVPKNFYTVSLDPTSEIDTETMGSRFVSIDVKVDRSYGSLSTRTESTYEIVEPGQETTPQEDDPNAEEGADGQGTGDSTNDSGTLGDASGKGLGEAAGAAGDESKLPQTNQTINRFLPYIGICLLAMVGLVLWKRKTANKN, from the coding sequence ATGAGTATAAGGAAAAAGATAGTACATAGTGTTTTAGTTGGTGGCATGTTGTTAGGGAATTTGAATGGGGCGATTGTTCAAGGTGTTTCAGCTATAAGTACAAGAAGTAACGACCAAACAATAAAAAAGAAAACTGAGTCAAATAAGATAGAAAAAGAGTCAGACTTAAAGAATATAAAAGAAAACAAAAATAGTAAACAAAATCTAAGTGAAGGCATAGAACAAACGGAAAAAAATATCCAAAAGACTACAGATACAACAAAAAAAGAAAGTAATAATAAAACAGCCAAAAATGCGGATGATTATAAAGATATTATTGAACAAGGAGTAAAAGATCGATTTGGTTATCTTTATTCGGAAGCAATGAAAAACTTTAATCATAATTTTAAAGTTGGTGAAGTCATTAAGGTAGAAGGTCCTTATAGACGTTGGTTTTTTCAAACTGAAGAACCAGGATTAGGGATTCCTGCCGATACTTTATTTGATAATATAATAAGTTTAATAAATTTTGATAGATTTAATAATGTAGAATTTACTGAAGGTAAAACTAAAAGTGGAAATTGGCACGTTCGTTTTGAGTTACGTAACAATCATTTTGATTTTTACGATGACACTGCAGATATCACATTAACTAGGCTAGCAAATAATCCAGTAGAGGGAAATGAAATTCTTGAGAATATTAGATTAGATTATCTTTATTCATTGGGAGGAGGTTATAGACTGTTCAAGATGAATGGAAATGTATCTTTCCTCTCAGCAAATCAAGCAATCGGCGATATTAAAGTTACAGTTAAGAATGGACCTCATAATTTAGAGGAAGGACAAGATGTTACTAATCTTGACTTGCTTAGTTATATTGATGTGACGAATGCCAAAGGAACCGTTTCTGCTAGTTGGGCAGAAAAACCAGATACATCAAAAGTGGGTGAGCAAAAAGGGAAAATCAAAGTCACTGATTCAGTCACTTCCAGAGAAACAATTGTTGATGTACCATTCAATGTCAAACCTGGTCCATTACGAATGACAGCTAAATCAGGAAATTTTGAAATCTATCAATATGATCGCTTACCAGATGCTAAAGACTATTTTGATGTGCCAAATGCAAACGGAACCTATACCGTTGAATGGTTAAGTAATGTGAATACCAATGTTCCAGGAGTCCAAAGTTGGCAAGCAAAAGCTACTGCGCAAGACGGGCGAACTGCTGAAGCTTCTGTGCCAATCAACGTCAAACCGCATGAGGGGCTGATGGTCCAATTGAAACCCATTGAAGATCGTGTAATGGGGAACGAATATCCATCTTTTGAATCAAATTATAAGGATTATATAGATTCTGTATCCATGCATGGGGTACCAGTTGCAATCGATGATTTGGAGTTTGTTGCGGCAGAATCAAGTGAACCTAACTTCACGTATGCTGGCACGCAACCAGTTAAGTTGACGGTTCAAACACGCCATCCCAATAGTGGTGTGATGATCAAAGGAACAGGAGAAACGTCTATCAATGTTCTTTGGGGACATACGATTTTTATGCGATCGGCAACCGGAGCATCAGCGGGATCATTTTCTTTGAAAACTGATAATTCAGGAAATCCTACAGCCAAAATCGTTTTTGGTACAGGAATTCCTTCAGCACTGAATGTCGCAGTCGGACCGCTATCCTCGCCATTTTCATTGTATTACTCATTTGAAGTTTTGCGAGGGGAAACAGTTGTCTATAAACAGGAAGTCTCCAATCGTGCCACATTACAACAAATTATGGACCAATTCGGAAATACTTCATCAACCATCGATATACGTTATGATGATGTCATCAAAATCTATCACCCGGAACGGAAACCGAATAGTTCAGTCTTGATGATCGATGAAAAAGAACAGGATTATACCTATGATACTCCGTACGCTTATTATAAAATCACACCTTATGGATTTGATCCATTCCCAGTGCTCGAAGCAGAAGCTTCACAAAAAAGCTTTGTTTTAGGAGAAAATACGAAAACGATTGATCCTGCTTCTTTACTAAAAAATGTGAAAATCAATGGTCGGGTGATCGATAGTAGTTTGTACGAAGTAGAATCATTGATCGATTTTGATACAAGCTCTATTGGAACGAGAAAGATGAAGTTAAAGGTGACAATGAATGATGGCCTTTCTGCCGAAGAATTTGAAGTCGATTATCAAGTGAAATGGGGCAGTACATTCGTCTTAAAAGGTCTGAATGATGCAACAGTCGGTGCATTTAGTCTGCTAAAAGAAAATGATCAGTGGGCCTTGCATGCCAGTCAAGGTGTGAGTGGTACGGACTTGAGTCAACCGGTCAACAATCACTTCGGTCGAGATACATACTATGGTATTGAAGTTATCGAAAATATTACGACAAAATTCCAATATAAAGTTTTAGGCAACCAGTCGATTGAAGAAGCAATCAATGGTTTCAACCAAGGGCAACCATTACGAGTCAAAGAAGGAGATGTCATCAAGGTTTATCACGCAGAACCAGCTGGTAATAATTTATTGATGAAAGACGAGTTAGCAAAAGATTATACGATGGGGTCAAATGATGCCTACTATGAAGTAACTGCGCATGGCTTAGAACCGATCATCGCGATTTCAACGGATACTAAATCACAAGAATTTACTTTAGGTGATGATGCAACAGGAATCGATGGGGCACAGCTGATCAATCAAGTGACGATCAATGGCACCGAGCTTACGCCTGATTTGTACACGGTGAAGCAATTGGGGAACTTCGATACAACGACAGTCGGACAAAAGGAACTGGAAATCCAATTTGACACGAAAGACGGGGTAATATCGAAAGTTATCACGGTTCCGTATGAAGTGAAATGGGGTCGGACGATTGTGATGAAATCTAGTTCTGGTGGTTCCGCAGGTGTCTTCTCACTGCAAACGAACAATACGACCAGACAGTTAAGAATCCATCAGGGTTTTGACTCACCATTAGATGAGCGATTAAGCACTGATCCAGAGCTTTACTATTCGATTGAAGTTGTCCGAGGAGAAAGAGTCCAATATAGCCAAGAAGTCCCAGGACGTGTCACTTTACAAGAAGTCATCGATAATTTTGGGAATGGCACGCAAGCGGTCAATGTTCAGATCGATGATATCATCAAAATCTATCATCCGCAAAAATCTACTGGAAGCTCTGTATTGATGGTCGATGAACTAGAAGAAGATTTTACATATGGTTCAGACTATGCTTATTACAGAGTAACCACGTATGGCTTTGAAGCACTACCGGTCATGGAAGTGCATGGCGCAAATAAAGCTTTTTACTTAGCCGAAGATGTAACTGATGCGTTAGATGCTGATTTACTTGATCGAGTGACAATCAACGGTAAGACGGTTGATCCAGAAGAATATACGATCGAGCGACGTTCAGAAATCGATACAACGACAGTCGGAGAGAAAACTGTAAGCATGCGCGTGCGAATGAACGATGGCTTATCAAGCGTTCAACTGGATGTTCCTTATCAGGTCAAATGGGGAAGTACATTTGTCCTAAAAGGGGAAGAAAAAGATGGCGCAAGAGGGATCGTTGGTTCCTTTACTCTTTTAAATCAAAATGATGAGTTGGCTATTTATGCAACTAAAGGACAGGAAAAGACTGAGTTGAATGCACCTGTGAATACCGCTTTTGGCCGTAATGCTTATTATCGCATCGATATTTTGGCAGATCCAAAAAATAAGACGAATCCACTTTTCCCTGACAATATCAAATATACGTACGAAGTTGCTGGAAATCAAACGGTTCGTCAAGCAATCCAAGGGTTCAATAATGGGCAACCTTTAGCTGTAGAAGAAGGCGATATTTTCCGAGTGTATCATGCAGAAACAGAAAACCAAAACTTATTGATGTGGGATGATATCGTCAAAAATTATACAGCCGGTTTGAACTATGCGTATTACGAAGTCAAGAATGGCGAATTTGAACCGATCACAATGATTCATGCAGATGTGTCAAGCCAAGAACTCGTTTTAGGTGAGGATGCAAGTGAAGTAGACGTTACTGCTTTGGTTGAGAATGTTGCCTTCAATGGGCAAAGCTTGAATACTGAACTGTATAAAGTGGAGCAAATCGAATCATTTGATACGCGCACGACAGGAGAAAAAACTGTCAGTGTCAAAGTATCAACTGCGGATGGTGTTTCTTCAACGGACATCGAAGTGCCTTACGAAGTGAAATGGGGCAGTACGATCCATTTGAAAAATCGCAAAGGAGAAACGGTAGGCTCATTCGGTTTGGTTAAGAAAGATAAAAAAATCGAGATCCAATCAGTTCAAGGAACAGATCGGACAGTGCTGAAAAATCGTGTGACTGAATACGATGATACTGAAGTTTATTATGGAATCGAGCTTCTCAATGAACGTAAGCAAAGCAAATATCAATACGAGGTACGTGGTACGCAAACAATCGAACAAGCAATCGCACGTTTTAATACAGGAAGCCCATTAGCAGTGACTGTCGGTGATATTGTGAAAGTGTACCACGTAGACACGAGCAACAATCTATTGATGGCAGAAGAAACCGAACGTAATTATACGTATGGCAGTAATTTCGCGTACTATAAAGTCACAGATTATGGCTTTGAACCCACAGGTGAATTAACAGTAGAATCTGCTCAAGTTTCGATCGCACAAGGAGCTGAAAGAGTTGATCTGAAATCGCTCGTAAAAGAGGTCAAAGTCAATGGGCGTGCAGTTCCTAAGAACTTCTACACGGTTTCTTTAGATCCAACATCAGAAATCGATACAGAGACGATGGGCAGTCGCTTTGTTTCTATAGATGTCAAAGTGGATCGCAGCTATGGCAGCTTATCTACTCGAACAGAGTCCACATATGAAATCGTCGAACCTGGTCAAGAAACAACGCCACAAGAAGATGATCCGAATGCAGAGGAAGGTGCTGACGGACAAGGTACCGGCGATTCTACAAATGATTCTGGTACTTTAGGTGATGCATCCGGTAAGGGCTTAGGTGAAGCCGCAGGAGCAGCAGGGGATGAGAGTAAATTGCCACAAACAAATCAAACGATCAATCGCTTCCTACCATATATTGGTATCTGTCTTTTAGCCATGGTTGGACTTGTATTGTGGAAGAGAAAAACAGCTAACAAGAATTAG
- the recQ gene encoding DNA helicase RecQ: MEQLLKKYFGYELFRPGQKEIIEKIMNQEDVLGIMPTGSGKSICYQLPALALEGLTIVVSPLISLMKDQVDAANQLGIAATFINSSLDGYEVAQRFRLLDTDQYQLLYVAPERFIMPDFIQAMNRWSVRLIAIDEAHCISQWGHDFRPSYLQMANTLENLSQRPTIVALTATATVPVANDIKRLLKIPEKNHIQTGFARENLRLQVIKDQKKEQYLVEYLKVNQNQSGIIYAATRKEVDRLYQLLTKFGFSVGRYHGGISERERTEMQEAFLYDRIQLLVATNAFGMGINKSNIRFVIHYQIPGSLEAYYQEAGRAGRDGLPSEAILLFAPQDVQVQKFFVQQSQREEEQKHKEYDKIKAMTEYVHIESCLQEYILDYFGEVSEPCQRCGNCLDDRELIDVTTEAQMVLSCLKRMGENYGKQLLMKVLAGSKDQKIKQFQFDRLSTYGLLKKQSQKNILQLIEYLISSGYLLAASGEYPVLKVSELGVQVLMGKVTVHKKEPKKVQQLSDDEADGLFEVLRQLRTDLASEAGVPPYVVFSDATLKDMSRNRPSDRLALLQIKGVGQSKLDKYGEVFLQTIQDFQESATQSDGKKT, encoded by the coding sequence ATGGAGCAGTTATTAAAAAAATATTTCGGCTATGAGCTTTTCCGCCCAGGTCAAAAAGAAATCATTGAGAAAATCATGAATCAAGAAGATGTCTTAGGCATCATGCCCACAGGAAGTGGAAAATCGATTTGCTATCAGCTGCCCGCGCTAGCCTTAGAGGGGCTGACGATCGTCGTTTCTCCTTTGATTTCGTTGATGAAAGATCAAGTGGATGCAGCGAATCAACTAGGGATCGCGGCGACATTTATCAATAGCTCCTTAGATGGTTATGAAGTGGCACAACGGTTTCGTTTATTAGATACGGATCAGTATCAGTTGCTGTATGTTGCGCCGGAACGATTTATCATGCCTGATTTTATCCAAGCGATGAATCGGTGGTCGGTTCGTTTGATCGCAATCGATGAGGCACATTGTATTTCACAATGGGGACATGATTTTAGACCGAGTTATTTGCAAATGGCGAATACCTTGGAAAATCTTTCTCAGCGACCGACAATCGTTGCTTTAACGGCGACAGCGACTGTTCCCGTAGCAAATGATATCAAAAGACTTTTAAAAATCCCTGAAAAGAATCATATCCAAACTGGCTTTGCGCGAGAAAATCTGCGGTTGCAAGTGATCAAAGATCAGAAAAAAGAACAATATTTGGTCGAATATTTAAAAGTCAATCAAAATCAGTCAGGGATCATCTATGCAGCCACCCGAAAAGAAGTGGATCGGTTGTACCAATTACTGACAAAATTTGGCTTTTCCGTTGGACGTTATCATGGTGGGATCTCAGAAAGAGAACGGACGGAAATGCAAGAAGCCTTTCTCTATGATCGTATTCAGCTACTCGTTGCAACGAATGCTTTTGGTATGGGGATCAATAAAAGTAACATTCGTTTTGTGATCCATTATCAAATACCTGGCTCATTGGAAGCTTATTACCAAGAAGCTGGACGTGCGGGCAGAGATGGTTTGCCTAGTGAAGCCATTTTGCTATTTGCGCCACAAGACGTGCAGGTCCAAAAGTTTTTTGTTCAACAATCCCAACGAGAAGAAGAGCAAAAACATAAAGAATACGACAAGATCAAAGCCATGACAGAATATGTGCACATCGAGTCTTGCCTTCAAGAATATATCCTCGATTATTTTGGGGAAGTAAGTGAACCTTGTCAGCGTTGTGGGAATTGTTTAGATGATCGTGAACTGATCGATGTCACGACAGAAGCGCAGATGGTTTTATCTTGTTTGAAACGAATGGGTGAGAACTACGGCAAACAACTATTGATGAAAGTCCTTGCAGGATCAAAAGATCAGAAGATCAAGCAGTTTCAGTTTGATCGATTGTCTACGTATGGGCTATTAAAAAAACAATCACAAAAAAATATTTTACAGCTGATCGAATATTTGATCTCAAGTGGTTATTTACTAGCAGCTAGTGGAGAGTATCCTGTGTTGAAAGTCAGTGAATTAGGAGTACAAGTCCTTATGGGGAAAGTAACAGTCCATAAAAAAGAACCTAAAAAAGTACAACAGCTGTCTGATGATGAAGCAGACGGGTTATTTGAAGTATTGCGCCAGTTGAGGACCGACTTGGCTAGTGAAGCTGGTGTGCCACCTTATGTCGTTTTTTCAGATGCGACGCTAAAAGACATGAGTCGTAATCGTCCAAGCGATCGTTTAGCTCTTTTGCAAATCAAAGGGGTAGGTCAGAGTAAGCTGGATAAGTATGGCGAGGTGTTTTTACAAACGATCCAAGATTTCCAAGAAAGCGCTACGCAAAGTGATGGTAAAAAAACATAA
- a CDS encoding YlaN family protein — translation MDSLSKETALNVLIDEADRIKRLIQNQTNSLCISQCKAFEEVVDTQMYGFSQQVNFAIRVGIIDKQEGQLMLSELERQLNHLYNEVYRENYDKKESGKGE, via the coding sequence ATGGATTCTCTTTCAAAAGAGACGGCACTCAATGTGTTGATCGATGAGGCGGATCGTATCAAGCGTTTGATCCAAAATCAAACAAACAGTCTTTGTATCTCGCAATGTAAAGCATTTGAAGAGGTGGTCGATACGCAAATGTATGGATTTTCTCAGCAAGTGAATTTTGCGATACGAGTAGGTATCATTGACAAACAAGAGGGGCAATTGATGCTCAGCGAGTTAGAACGTCAATTGAATCATTTATACAATGAAGTCTATCGAGAAAATTATGACAAAAAAGAAAGTGGCAAGGGGGAATAG
- a CDS encoding FtsW/RodA/SpoVE family cell cycle protein, protein MPNKVKKRHLLDFSILIPYLILCIIGLIMVYSSTSYLLLANGNNPASSVINQSIFWVLSLIVIALLYKMKIGVLKNQRLIMAAIAVLTILLLIVLFFGEERNGAKGWLEIAGFSLQPAEYLKIIAIWYLSFTLSQRQMSVQKNFIGTVKRPLLLVLALTALVASLPDFGNATVIFLIIIVLLLASGVNYLYTLIVGVGGVIFSVIAIWLINVTQGRFFPGRLQYIYHRFEIFQNPFSDELNSGHQMVNGYYAMFNGGLFGRGLGNSIQKKGFLQEAQTDFIYAIVVEELGVIMGILILALLMFMIARIILVGIRSKDPFNSLLCIGIGSMFLIQVFVNLGGITGIIPLTGITFPFLSQGGSSLLMLSICVGFVLNISADEKRKSLGIY, encoded by the coding sequence TTGCCTAACAAGGTAAAAAAAAGGCATCTATTGGATTTTAGTATTTTGATCCCATATTTGATTTTATGTATCATCGGATTGATCATGGTTTATAGCTCTACGTCCTACTTGCTATTAGCCAATGGCAATAATCCAGCATCATCCGTCATCAATCAAAGTATTTTTTGGGTGCTAAGTTTGATCGTCATCGCACTATTATACAAAATGAAGATCGGTGTATTGAAAAATCAGCGATTGATCATGGCGGCTATCGCAGTCTTGACGATTTTATTATTGATCGTCTTGTTTTTTGGGGAAGAACGAAATGGTGCCAAAGGTTGGCTTGAGATTGCCGGTTTTTCTCTCCAACCCGCAGAGTATTTGAAAATCATTGCTATTTGGTATCTCTCCTTCACATTGTCGCAACGACAAATGAGTGTGCAAAAAAACTTTATCGGGACCGTCAAACGTCCCTTGCTCTTAGTCCTTGCCCTGACAGCATTAGTTGCAAGTTTACCCGACTTCGGGAATGCAACGGTTATTTTTTTGATCATCATCGTGTTACTATTAGCTAGTGGTGTCAACTATCTGTATACCTTGATCGTTGGTGTCGGAGGAGTCATTTTTAGTGTCATAGCGATTTGGTTGATCAATGTGACCCAAGGGCGATTTTTCCCAGGGCGACTACAATATATTTATCATCGCTTTGAGATTTTCCAAAATCCTTTTTCTGACGAGTTGAATAGTGGACACCAAATGGTCAACGGCTATTATGCGATGTTCAATGGTGGACTATTCGGTCGCGGATTAGGAAATAGTATCCAGAAAAAAGGGTTTCTACAAGAGGCCCAAACCGACTTTATTTATGCCATTGTAGTAGAAGAACTAGGAGTGATCATGGGGATTCTGATTTTAGCCTTATTGATGTTCATGATTGCTCGTATCATTTTGGTGGGTATCCGCTCAAAAGATCCGTTCAATTCTTTACTATGTATCGGGATCGGTTCGATGTTTTTGATCCAAGTATTTGTCAACCTTGGCGGGATCACAGGGATCATCCCATTAACAGGGATCACATTCCCATTTTTAAGTCAAGGTGGTTCGAGTTTACTGATGCTTTCGATCTGTGTAGGTTTTGTCCTGAATATCAGCGCAGATGAGAAACGTAAGAGTTTAGGTATTTACTAA